One stretch of Filifactor alocis ATCC 35896 DNA includes these proteins:
- the tnpA gene encoding IS200/IS605 family transposase, translating to MSQQNNVNNSLAHTKWNCKYHVVFAPKYRRKVFYGEKKEAIRDIIRTLCQWKGVEIIEGEVCPDHIHLLLSIPPKISVSSFMGYLKGKSSLMIFQKYGNMKFAYRNREFWCKGYYVDTVGKNTKAIQEYISNQLKVDRESDQLSIFDPRDPFTGSK from the coding sequence ATGTCTCAACAAAATAATGTCAATAACAGTTTAGCACATACCAAATGGAATTGTAAGTACCATGTAGTATTTGCACCAAAATATAGAAGAAAAGTCTTTTATGGAGAAAAAAAGGAAGCGATAAGAGATATAATAAGAACATTATGTCAGTGGAAAGGAGTTGAAATAATAGAAGGAGAAGTTTGTCCCGATCATATACATCTATTACTTAGTATACCACCAAAAATAAGTGTATCGAGTTTCATGGGATATCTGAAAGGAAAAAGCAGTCTAATGATATTTCAAAAATATGGAAACATGAAGTTTGCATATAGAAACAGAGAGTTTTGGTGTAAAGGATATTACGTAGATACCGTAGGTAAAAATACAAAAGCAATACAGGAATATATATCAAATCAATTGAAAGTAGATAGAGAAAGTGATCAATTAAGTATATTTGATCCGAGAGACCCGTTTACGGGTAGCAAATAA
- a CDS encoding glutaredoxin family protein, with protein sequence MKHVTIYTSPTCHFCHQAMDYLKEKNVEFEAKDISKDPEARKFLMSQKIMGVPAIYIDEELVMGFDKQKIDALLGL encoded by the coding sequence ATGAAACATGTAACTATTTATACAAGTCCGACATGTCATTTTTGTCACCAGGCTATGGACTATTTAAAGGAAAAAAATGTAGAATTTGAAGCAAAAGACATTAGTAAAGATCCTGAAGCAAGAAAATTTTTAATGAGTCAAAAAATTATGGGTGTTCCCGCTATTTATATAGACGAAGAGCTTGTAATGGGTTTTGATAAACAAAAGATTGATGCACTTTTGGGGTTATAA
- the hprK gene encoding HPr(Ser) kinase/phosphatase codes for MVKKYDESQISIKQMIVDLNIDIITMPEDMDYTLYTSDINRPGIQLAGFYGYFPSDRIQIIGQVEYAYLMSLNENAQKEVLEKYLSYRMPAIFMTRGQKPSESFVKIAKKYNQYLLISELSTKQLVNKLVTYINEIITPKEVVHGGLLDVDGVGILIKGKSGIGKSETALELIRRGHRLISDDVVEIRKSEDGILVGTSPKITKNLMEIRGIGLLDIQNLFGVGAVKQSKAIDMIVYLESWEDGRYYDRLGIDSEYEDIFGISINKIIMPVRPGRNIATIIEVAARNFRQKLLGYNVAKAFDEKLIEELSIKKQDNR; via the coding sequence ATGGTGAAAAAATATGACGAAAGTCAAATTTCTATAAAACAGATGATAGTTGATTTAAATATTGATATCATCACAATGCCGGAAGATATGGATTATACTCTATATACTTCGGATATCAACCGTCCCGGAATTCAATTGGCAGGTTTCTATGGATATTTTCCTTCAGACAGAATTCAAATAATCGGACAGGTGGAATATGCGTACTTAATGTCTCTGAATGAAAATGCTCAAAAAGAAGTGTTGGAAAAATATTTATCTTATAGAATGCCGGCAATTTTTATGACGAGAGGACAAAAGCCAAGTGAGTCATTTGTTAAAATTGCAAAAAAATACAATCAATATCTGTTGATTAGTGAATTGTCTACAAAGCAACTGGTAAATAAACTGGTTACATATATCAATGAAATCATCACTCCTAAAGAAGTAGTTCACGGAGGATTATTAGATGTAGATGGAGTAGGGATTTTGATTAAGGGAAAGAGCGGAATCGGAAAAAGCGAGACTGCTCTTGAATTGATTCGCAGAGGACATAGATTAATTTCAGATGATGTGGTAGAAATAAGAAAATCTGAAGATGGAATTCTTGTTGGAACATCACCTAAAATTACAAAAAACTTAATGGAGATCAGAGGGATTGGTTTATTAGATATACAAAATTTATTTGGAGTAGGTGCAGTGAAGCAATCAAAAGCAATTGATATGATTGTTTATTTAGAAAGTTGGGAAGATGGAAGGTACTATGATAGATTGGGTATCGATTCAGAATATGAAGATATCTTTGGAATTTCTATTAATAAAATAATAATGCCTGTTCGACCGGGTAGAAACATCGCTACCATTATAGAAGTTGCTGCCAGAAATTTTCGACAAAAACTTTTAGGATACAATGTTGCAAAAGCATTTGATGAAAAATTAATAGAAGAATTATCAATAAAAAAACAAGATAATAGATAG
- a CDS encoding CCA tRNA nucleotidyltransferase: MERLLSNEVKEIFQILQENGHQVYLVGGIVRDYFLNRENYDFDMATSATPTEMISLLKHFDLDATDSRFGTIRIKVAGKNDIEITTFRMEEYEDETRYPTKIDFVNDILIDLKRRDFTMNALAWNHKGLIDCFHGLEDIRQSCIKTIGVPTKRFLEDPLRMLRAIRFSAQLDFRIDEDSYQAIVENAYLISRLSMESMRNEFVKILISNNPNYAIKCLFDSNIVEYIFFDSDIEWDRIYLQIRENNCKILFLLQRLSRLPCQLEVRLSAFLYHLFSCSLESKKEVAGKLISIEQLSEKLLKRLKFSKRMISRVCNIIKYYPIEEYISAQTNINRLICAAGEDCWKNIMDIRIQYFSYLGVQDGCYEILDRIRKRMKENSIIHKKQLCVTGNDMISLGYKGKEIGKIIDVLYDAVIEGNLKNTRVSLMKRAADMMSSIKADFTEE; encoded by the coding sequence ATGGAACGGTTGTTGTCAAATGAAGTAAAAGAAATTTTTCAAATTTTACAAGAAAACGGTCATCAAGTCTATCTGGTTGGAGGAATTGTGAGAGATTATTTTTTAAATCGTGAGAATTACGATTTTGATATGGCAACCTCTGCAACTCCTACTGAAATGATTTCTTTGTTAAAGCATTTTGATTTAGATGCGACCGATAGCCGTTTTGGAACGATTAGAATTAAAGTTGCCGGCAAAAATGACATTGAAATCACAACGTTTCGTATGGAAGAATATGAAGATGAAACAAGATATCCCACAAAAATAGATTTTGTAAACGATATTTTGATTGATTTGAAGAGACGGGACTTTACAATGAATGCGTTAGCGTGGAATCATAAGGGATTGATTGATTGTTTTCATGGATTAGAAGATATTCGTCAATCATGTATTAAAACAATAGGAGTTCCAACAAAAAGATTTTTGGAAGATCCGTTAAGAATGTTGAGAGCAATTCGTTTTTCTGCACAATTAGATTTTAGAATAGATGAAGATAGTTATCAGGCGATTGTAGAAAATGCTTACCTTATTTCAAGGTTGTCTATGGAGAGTATGAGAAATGAATTTGTAAAAATTTTGATTTCTAACAATCCAAATTATGCGATAAAATGTCTTTTTGATAGTAATATAGTAGAATATATTTTTTTTGATTCTGATATTGAGTGGGATAGAATCTATCTTCAGATTCGAGAGAACAATTGCAAAATATTATTTTTGTTGCAACGATTATCCCGATTACCTTGTCAATTAGAAGTCAGATTGTCAGCATTCCTATACCATCTTTTTTCATGTTCCTTAGAATCCAAGAAAGAGGTAGCAGGTAAACTGATTTCCATAGAACAATTGTCCGAAAAATTATTAAAAAGATTAAAATTTTCAAAACGAATGATATCTCGTGTTTGTAATATCATAAAATATTATCCGATAGAGGAATATATTTCAGCTCAAACTAATATCAATCGCCTAATTTGTGCAGCGGGAGAAGATTGTTGGAAAAATATCATGGATATTAGAATACAGTATTTTTCATATTTGGGAGTACAAGACGGTTGTTATGAAATTTTAGACAGAATAAGGAAACGGATGAAAGAAAATAGCATTATACACAAAAAACAACTTTGTGTTACAGGTAATGATATGATATCTTTAGGATACAAAGGGAAGGAAATCGGTAAAATAATAGATGTACTGTATGATGCTGTGATAGAAGGTAATCTGAAGAATACAAGAGTTTCTTTGATGAAAAGAGCAGCTGATATGATGTCATCAATAAAAGCAGATTTCACTGAAGAATAA
- a CDS encoding ATP-dependent helicase, producing MDIAELNKEQLDAVQTAGGNMLILAGAGSGKTRVITYRIAYLINHGVSPSNILALTFTNKAANEMKDRLSSILSEEFSPSWIGTFHSICLRILRMNIEKVNYKKEFVIYDTYDQTAIIKDCMKQLNISPKIKPSFFLSKISDFKNRFKSPNECGLDKEKDSSSIQIQEIYDMYQKRLYSANAIDFDDIIFYTVKILEEYEEISFFYQGKFKHILVDEYQDTNYLQYRFIKILSEKHQNLCVVGDDDQSIYRWRGADVRNILEFEKDHKDTKIIKLEQNYRSTQTILNVAYDVISKNIGRMNKKLWTENGTGELIILKKLYSEKEEGAWVANQIKELVDKFDYSLDEIAVLYRANAQSRAIEDAFVLKDMPYQVFGGIKFYDRKEIKDLLAYLRLISNTSDISSFRRIINIPKRGIGIKTIEKIEFNALSDSKTVYEYLLSDELLDFSVKVRKNLKNLISMMETFRSMSELIPLDELIETILDHTGYRKELEEEKTEEANNRLENLREFLSVAKDFYQTKEKEEGLSDFLFGLSLATEQDEDETEGKVSLMTLHSAKGLEFRAVFIVGMEEGLFPISRAVYDEYELEEERRLCYVGITRAKEKLYLTYTGERMIYGKTEKRVISRFVKDINSKYISGNLHDSLEQGKTLSLYQKYREKYKVGLETKKKDDSFPQDAQKISLGSKVKHKVFGIGTVVAREEGVYTIVFDSKGIKKIDTKYVNLEVLS from the coding sequence ATGGATATAGCAGAGTTAAATAAAGAACAGTTAGATGCTGTGCAAACAGCAGGCGGAAATATGTTAATCTTAGCCGGGGCAGGTTCCGGGAAAACAAGAGTGATTACTTATAGGATTGCATACTTAATTAACCATGGAGTTTCACCGTCAAACATTCTTGCATTAACCTTTACAAATAAGGCGGCAAATGAAATGAAAGATAGATTATCAAGCATTTTGTCTGAGGAGTTTTCTCCTTCTTGGATAGGAACATTTCACTCTATTTGTTTGAGAATTTTGCGCATGAATATTGAAAAGGTAAACTATAAAAAAGAGTTTGTTATCTATGACACCTACGATCAAACCGCAATTATAAAAGACTGTATGAAGCAATTAAATATCAGTCCGAAAATAAAGCCGTCTTTTTTTCTTTCCAAAATATCCGATTTTAAAAATCGTTTCAAATCACCTAATGAGTGTGGACTGGATAAAGAAAAAGACTCTTCCTCTATTCAAATTCAGGAAATATATGATATGTACCAAAAAAGGTTATATTCAGCTAATGCGATTGATTTTGATGATATCATTTTTTATACGGTAAAAATTTTAGAAGAATATGAAGAAATAAGTTTTTTTTATCAGGGAAAATTTAAGCATATATTAGTGGATGAATATCAAGACACGAATTACTTGCAGTATCGATTTATCAAAATACTGTCTGAAAAACATCAAAATTTATGTGTGGTGGGAGATGATGATCAGTCTATTTATCGTTGGCGTGGAGCAGATGTGAGAAATATTTTAGAATTTGAAAAAGATCATAAAGATACAAAAATTATCAAATTAGAACAAAATTATCGTTCTACACAAACTATCTTGAATGTAGCTTATGATGTAATTTCTAAAAATATTGGGAGAATGAACAAAAAGCTTTGGACAGAAAACGGAACGGGAGAGTTGATTATCCTAAAGAAATTATACTCAGAAAAAGAAGAGGGTGCTTGGGTTGCCAATCAAATAAAAGAATTAGTGGATAAATTTGATTATTCCTTAGATGAAATTGCTGTTCTATATCGAGCAAATGCACAATCACGCGCCATAGAAGATGCCTTTGTTTTGAAAGATATGCCATATCAAGTATTTGGCGGAATCAAGTTTTATGACAGAAAAGAGATAAAAGATTTGTTAGCTTATCTTAGATTAATTTCTAACACCAGTGATATCAGTTCTTTCAGAAGAATTATCAATATTCCTAAGAGGGGAATCGGAATAAAAACGATTGAAAAAATAGAATTCAACGCTTTGTCAGATTCCAAAACAGTATACGAGTATCTGTTGAGTGATGAGCTGTTAGATTTTTCTGTTAAAGTGAGAAAAAATTTAAAAAACCTTATTTCTATGATGGAAACATTTCGCTCTATGTCAGAGTTAATTCCTTTGGATGAGTTAATCGAAACAATTTTGGATCATACAGGATATCGCAAAGAGTTAGAGGAAGAAAAGACGGAAGAAGCAAACAATAGATTAGAAAACTTAAGAGAGTTTTTGTCTGTTGCAAAAGACTTTTATCAAACAAAAGAAAAAGAGGAAGGTTTATCCGATTTTTTATTCGGTTTATCATTAGCAACAGAGCAGGACGAAGATGAAACGGAAGGAAAAGTATCCTTGATGACATTGCATAGTGCAAAAGGGCTTGAGTTTCGAGCGGTATTTATTGTCGGTATGGAAGAAGGATTATTTCCGATTTCCAGAGCCGTATATGATGAGTATGAACTGGAAGAAGAAAGAAGACTCTGTTATGTAGGGATTACTAGGGCAAAAGAAAAATTATATCTTACTTACACCGGGGAAAGAATGATTTACGGAAAAACAGAAAAAAGAGTAATTTCTCGATTTGTAAAAGACATTAATTCAAAATATATTTCCGGTAATTTACATGATTCGTTGGAACAGGGAAAAACGCTCTCATTGTATCAAAAATATCGTGAAAAATATAAAGTAGGATTAGAAACAAAGAAAAAAGATGATAGTTTCCCTCAAGATGCTCAGAAAATCTCTTTAGGAAGCAAAGTGAAACATAAAGTGTTCGGAATAGGGACAGTTGTTGCAAGAGAAGAAGGAGTATATACTATCGTATTTGATTCAAAAGGAATCAAAAAAATTGATACAAAGTATGTTAATTTGGAGGTTTTATCTTAG
- the dut gene encoding dUTP diphosphatase, which yields MVNLETKKVFFEKIHEDAILPSYAHEGDAGMDLYSVEEVTVSSGDSAMIHTGLKMKLPMHTEGQVRPRSGLALKHQITLLNSPGTIDEGYRGELCIILINHGKKDFVVEKGMKVAQMVIAPVMQVKIEEVSCIGEDTIRGANGFGSSGLR from the coding sequence ATGGTCAATTTGGAAACCAAAAAAGTCTTTTTTGAAAAAATACATGAAGATGCAATTTTACCTTCTTATGCACATGAAGGAGATGCGGGAATGGACTTATATTCTGTAGAAGAGGTGACAGTTTCTTCGGGAGATTCTGCGATGATTCATACAGGATTAAAAATGAAGTTGCCGATGCATACAGAGGGGCAAGTAAGACCCAGAAGCGGTTTAGCACTAAAACATCAGATAACACTATTAAATTCTCCCGGAACAATTGATGAAGGATATCGAGGAGAGTTATGTATCATTTTAATCAATCACGGGAAAAAAGATTTCGTAGTGGAAAAAGGAATGAAAGTGGCGCAGATGGTAATTGCTCCTGTGATGCAAGTTAAGATAGAAGAAGTATCTTGTATTGGAGAAGATACTATTCGGGGTGCAAACGGATTTGGTTCCAGCGGTTTGAGATAA
- a CDS encoding M20/M25/M40 family metallo-hydrolase: protein MKERIKKIFEESISIVSFTNTKTERDIEEYIYQYMSEMKYFKQYPNNFGMKEIPNDVHGRRVNWGLVNSGRKETVILFHHHDTVDIEDYGSLQNIALENEPLKKELLKMDLPKEIQSDICSNEWIFGRGSCDMKASLALQLAVLEEYSKAKNPKVNALYLSVADEESYSQGMRCAITLLAELKEKFDLEYILAIDSEPFESNSNDVKGLHVGTVGKMMPTIVAQGVVSHIKEPLKGINAISLLSRIVSTIDLNPNLYECAKGENSPLPSWSYARDLKEIYDVSTALRAAGYFSVLHLERSPKEIMEIIYTLCEEAIDEFYDNYVKLQDRFCVEHMIAKPKILFFEDLMKLCQEKEGFESFWSQLEQDSAKKLSEGTSYQDITIDNIQQLLEFYGKKEAIIVLAIAAPYYPALSSRNVKNSKIEIEKLVQCYADYLKTNYNFSLNVEEYFMGICDISYCALEKSLKDYTSVMDSMAVSKSVYDIDFENLNKINIPGINLGPWGKDLHKFTERVYEKDVYDTIPNFLLYLLNNIEKIKK from the coding sequence ATGAAAGAAAGAATAAAAAAAATCTTTGAAGAAAGTATTTCTATAGTAAGTTTCACGAATACAAAAACAGAACGAGATATTGAAGAGTACATTTATCAATATATGTCTGAAATGAAATATTTCAAACAGTATCCAAATAATTTTGGAATGAAAGAAATTCCAAATGATGTACATGGTCGTAGGGTAAATTGGGGTCTCGTAAACAGTGGAAGAAAAGAAACCGTTATTTTATTTCATCACCATGACACTGTAGATATTGAAGATTATGGTTCTTTACAGAATATTGCTTTAGAAAATGAACCCTTGAAAAAAGAACTATTAAAAATGGATTTACCGAAAGAGATTCAATCCGATATTTGTTCAAATGAATGGATTTTCGGAAGAGGCTCTTGCGATATGAAAGCATCTTTAGCCTTGCAATTAGCAGTATTGGAAGAATATTCCAAAGCAAAGAATCCTAAAGTTAATGCATTGTATCTTTCTGTTGCGGATGAAGAATCTTATTCTCAAGGAATGCGTTGTGCAATTACATTGTTGGCTGAACTGAAAGAAAAATTTGATTTAGAATATATTTTGGCAATCGATTCCGAACCTTTTGAAAGCAATTCTAATGATGTGAAAGGGTTACATGTCGGGACTGTAGGAAAGATGATGCCGACTATTGTAGCGCAAGGAGTAGTTTCTCATATCAAAGAACCTTTAAAGGGTATAAATGCTATTTCACTACTATCGAGAATTGTATCTACAATTGATTTAAACCCTAACTTGTATGAATGTGCCAAAGGAGAAAATTCTCCTTTGCCTTCTTGGAGTTATGCCAGAGATTTAAAAGAAATCTATGATGTTTCAACAGCATTGAGAGCAGCAGGATACTTCAGTGTACTGCATTTAGAAAGAAGTCCGAAGGAAATTATGGAAATCATCTATACATTATGTGAAGAAGCGATAGATGAGTTTTATGATAACTATGTTAAATTACAAGATAGATTTTGTGTAGAACATATGATAGCAAAGCCTAAAATATTGTTTTTTGAAGACTTGATGAAGTTGTGTCAAGAAAAAGAAGGTTTTGAATCTTTTTGGAGCCAATTAGAGCAAGACTCTGCAAAAAAATTATCTGAGGGAACAAGCTATCAAGATATTACCATTGATAACATTCAACAATTATTGGAATTCTATGGTAAAAAAGAGGCAATTATTGTTTTGGCGATTGCTGCACCATACTATCCTGCATTAAGCTCCAGAAATGTTAAGAATTCTAAAATCGAGATAGAGAAACTTGTTCAATGTTATGCTGACTATTTAAAAACAAATTATAACTTTTCACTAAATGTAGAAGAATATTTTATGGGAATCTGTGATATTAGCTACTGTGCTTTAGAAAAATCTTTGAAAGATTATACATCTGTTATGGATTCTATGGCAGTATCCAAGTCAGTATATGATATTGATTTTGAAAATCTAAACAAAATCAATATTCCCGGAATAAATTTAGGACCTTGGGGAAAAGATTTGCATAAATTTACAGAAAGAGTATACGAAAAAGATGTGTATGATACTATCCCTAATTTCTTATTATATTTGCTTAACAACATTGAAAAAATAAAAAAATAA
- a CDS encoding aminopeptidase, with the protein MEHELKWNQLKKQELKKVEEYAKGYMNFLDSSKTERECAKEIIRLAELNGFKDIEYYQKKGKITAGSKVMINHKNKSVLLFVMGTESLEKGFHLVGSHIDSPRVDLKANPLYEDGNLALLKTHYYGGIKKYQWGCIPLAMYGVLFTKNGKIEISIGDKEEDPVFCINDLLIHLSAKQMEKKASVVLEGEQLNVVFGHIPVKSEEKDTIKKNVLNILLKEYGIEEQDFLSAEIEMVPAGKSRFVGLDKGLVGGYGQDDRVCAYASLKGILEITSPKYTACCLFADKEEIGSTGNTGMNSKLLENVISELVDLEGEYSGLKVRRALKNAKMLSADVNAAYDPTFSDVMDKQNCAFVGEGVCVTKYTGARGKGGCSDANAEFLHEVITQFNKAKVVWQTGELGKVDAGGGGTIACFLAEYGAEVLDCGTAVLNMHSPFELSSKFDIYMTFLAYRMFLS; encoded by the coding sequence ATGGAACACGAATTAAAATGGAATCAACTGAAAAAGCAAGAGTTAAAGAAAGTAGAGGAGTATGCTAAGGGATATATGAACTTTTTGGATTCTTCTAAGACAGAAAGAGAATGTGCGAAAGAGATTATTCGTTTAGCGGAATTGAATGGATTCAAAGATATAGAATATTATCAGAAAAAAGGAAAAATTACTGCCGGAAGTAAAGTGATGATAAATCACAAAAATAAGAGTGTGCTTCTTTTTGTGATGGGAACAGAGAGTTTGGAAAAAGGATTCCACCTTGTAGGATCTCATATTGACTCTCCAAGGGTTGATTTAAAGGCAAATCCACTATATGAAGACGGAAATTTGGCATTGTTAAAAACTCATTATTATGGCGGAATCAAAAAGTATCAATGGGGATGTATTCCGTTGGCAATGTATGGAGTTTTGTTTACAAAAAACGGAAAGATTGAAATTAGTATCGGCGATAAAGAGGAGGATCCTGTATTTTGTATTAATGATTTGTTAATACATCTTTCTGCAAAACAAATGGAGAAAAAAGCTTCTGTTGTATTGGAAGGAGAACAATTAAATGTTGTCTTTGGACACATTCCTGTAAAATCGGAAGAAAAAGATACTATAAAAAAGAATGTATTGAATATCTTGTTAAAAGAATATGGTATAGAAGAGCAGGACTTTTTGTCAGCTGAAATTGAAATGGTGCCTGCAGGAAAGAGTAGATTTGTAGGATTGGATAAAGGATTAGTAGGTGGATATGGGCAAGATGACCGTGTTTGTGCATATGCTTCTCTAAAAGGAATTTTAGAAATAACTTCTCCTAAGTATACAGCTTGTTGTCTATTTGCAGATAAAGAAGAAATTGGATCAACCGGAAACACCGGGATGAATTCAAAATTGTTGGAGAATGTAATTTCTGAATTGGTTGATTTAGAAGGAGAGTATAGCGGACTGAAAGTAAGACGTGCATTAAAAAATGCAAAAATGTTGTCTGCTGATGTAAACGCAGCATACGATCCGACTTTTTCAGACGTAATGGATAAACAGAACTGTGCTTTTGTCGGTGAAGGAGTATGCGTCACAAAATATACCGGAGCAAGAGGAAAAGGCGGTTGTAGTGATGCAAATGCAGAGTTTTTGCATGAAGTAATTACTCAGTTTAATAAAGCTAAAGTAGTTTGGCAAACAGGAGAACTGGGAAAGGTAGATGCAGGTGGAGGCGGAACCATCGCTTGTTTCTTAGCAGAGTATGGTGCTGAAGTTTTGGACTGTGGAACAGCTGTCTTAAATATGCATTCACCATTTGAACTTTCAAGCAAATTTGATATCTATATGACCTTTTTGGCATATCGTATGTTTTTATCATAA
- the pyrR gene encoding bifunctional pyr operon transcriptional regulator/uracil phosphoribosyltransferase PyrR: MLREKAMIMDQKSMERGITRISHEILEKNKGATDIVIIGIHRRGIPLAKKIAQKIFEIENIQVSVGGIDITNYRDDIKEKNIKNIENDISKLDISEKKVVLVDDVLYTGRTVRAAMDALIDMGRPKAIQLAVLIDRGHRELPIRADYVGKNLPTSKDEIVKVYLEEMDEKTGVFILEEE; the protein is encoded by the coding sequence ATGTTGAGAGAAAAAGCTATGATTATGGATCAAAAATCCATGGAAAGAGGAATTACTCGAATCAGTCATGAAATATTAGAAAAAAATAAAGGTGCAACTGATATTGTTATTATCGGAATTCATCGCAGAGGGATTCCGCTCGCAAAGAAGATAGCACAAAAAATATTTGAAATAGAAAACATACAAGTCTCGGTTGGCGGAATTGATATAACTAATTATAGAGATGATATTAAAGAAAAAAACATTAAAAATATTGAAAATGATATTTCCAAATTAGATATTAGCGAAAAAAAGGTTGTTTTGGTGGATGATGTACTTTACACCGGAAGAACAGTTCGAGCGGCTATGGATGCATTAATAGATATGGGGCGACCTAAGGCGATACAGCTTGCCGTTTTGATAGATAGAGGACATCGAGAATTACCGATTCGAGCAGATTATGTTGGGAAAAACCTTCCTACCTCAAAAGACGAAATTGTAAAGGTATATTTAGAAGAAATGGATGAGAAAACAGGAGTGTTTATTTTAGAAGAAGAATAA
- a CDS encoding uracil-xanthine permease family protein, which produces MTDSKIVETVGTDIIQDTTPTQKIILALQHLIAMFGATVLVPILTGLDISVALFCAGMGTLIFHLCTKKKIPVFLGSSFAFIPVIVVVGEQYGDLRYAQGGIVVSGLCYVILSFVVKKIGAEKITKFFPPQVIGPMIIVIGFNLIPTAWNMASNHFLVAFVTLAVALGIAKFGRGFLRQLAIIIAVATGYLLSFKFHIIDTDIITSSSWVQIPNFTFPKFDLGAILIIVPVILAVFMEHVGDITTNGAVVGKNFIEDPGLNRTLLGDGMATICAGFLGGPANTTYGENTGVLAITKNYDPGILRIAAVFAILLGTIGKVGGVLRSIPVPVMGGISLMLFSMIAYIGFKNIKDKKVQMNPKNIFIMATIIIIGLGGHVGLKIAIPITQNVSLSGLSLAALVGIILNSILYRKELV; this is translated from the coding sequence ATGACAGATAGTAAAATAGTAGAAACAGTTGGAACGGATATCATTCAAGATACAACCCCGACGCAAAAAATTATACTGGCATTACAGCACTTGATTGCTATGTTTGGAGCAACGGTATTAGTTCCCATTTTAACCGGATTAGATATTTCTGTTGCATTATTCTGTGCAGGGATGGGGACTTTGATTTTTCATCTTTGTACAAAAAAGAAAATTCCTGTTTTTTTAGGTTCATCATTTGCGTTTATTCCTGTTATTGTTGTTGTGGGAGAGCAATATGGAGATTTGAGATATGCTCAAGGTGGGATTGTTGTTTCCGGACTGTGTTATGTAATACTATCTTTTGTTGTAAAGAAAATCGGTGCGGAAAAAATTACGAAATTCTTCCCGCCTCAAGTAATTGGACCTATGATTATAGTAATTGGATTTAATTTAATTCCCACTGCTTGGAATATGGCATCTAATCATTTTTTAGTAGCTTTTGTTACTTTAGCGGTTGCATTAGGAATTGCGAAATTTGGAAGAGGTTTTTTGAGACAGCTTGCAATTATTATCGCGGTTGCAACAGGGTATCTCTTATCGTTCAAATTTCATATTATAGATACCGATATCATTACAAGTTCTTCTTGGGTTCAAATACCGAACTTTACTTTTCCTAAATTTGATTTAGGAGCTATTTTAATCATAGTTCCTGTTATTTTAGCTGTTTTCATGGAACATGTCGGAGATATTACAACAAACGGAGCTGTTGTAGGGAAAAACTTCATAGAAGATCCCGGATTGAACCGCACATTGCTTGGAGACGGAATGGCAACGATATGTGCAGGGTTTTTGGGAGGACCTGCAAATACCACTTATGGTGAAAATACAGGAGTATTGGCAATTACCAAAAATTATGATCCCGGAATATTGAGAATTGCAGCTGTGTTTGCTATTCTTTTGGGAACTATCGGAAAAGTAGGTGGAGTGTTGAGGAGTATTCCTGTACCGGTTATGGGAGGAATTTCTTTGATGTTATTTTCAATGATTGCCTATATCGGATTTAAAAATATAAAAGATAAAAAAGTTCAAATGAATCCAAAAAATATTTTTATTATGGCAACTATTATTATCATAGGATTGGGTGGACATGTCGGCTTAAAGATAGCAATTCCAATCACACAAAATGTGTCGCTGTCAGGATTGAGCCTGGCTGCTTTAGTAGGTATTATATTAAATTCAATCTTATATCGAAAAGAATTAGTATAA